A region of Paractinoplanes abujensis DNA encodes the following proteins:
- the rplM gene encoding 50S ribosomal protein L13, which yields MRTYSPKPGEIERQWHIIDASDVVLGRLATHTANLLRGKHKPTFAPHVDTGDFVVIINAGKVALTGNKRQTKVAYRHSGYPGGLKQVGYEELLSKRPEKAIELAVKGMLPHNKLARQIIKKLKVYPGAEHPHAAQQPQPFEITQIAQ from the coding sequence GTGCGTACGTACAGCCCGAAGCCGGGTGAGATCGAGCGTCAGTGGCACATTATCGACGCTTCTGACGTCGTTCTGGGTCGCCTGGCCACCCACACCGCGAACCTGCTGCGTGGCAAGCACAAGCCGACCTTCGCGCCGCACGTCGACACCGGCGACTTCGTAGTGATCATCAACGCCGGCAAGGTTGCCCTGACCGGCAACAAGCGGCAGACCAAGGTCGCCTACCGCCACTCCGGCTACCCGGGCGGTCTCAAGCAGGTCGGCTACGAGGAGCTGCTGAGCAAGCGCCCCGAGAAGGCGATCGAGCTGGCCGTCAAGGGCATGCTCCCGCACAACAAGCTCGCGCGGCAGATCATCAAGAAGCTGAAGGTCTACCCGGGCGCCGAGCACCCGCACGCGGCCCAGCAGCCCCAGCCGTTCGAAATCACCCAGATCGCGCAGTGA
- the rpsI gene encoding 30S ribosomal protein S9, whose translation MSDVIEPEVVETVEEPAGTVVVETPAEETVVVVETPAPAPVRAPRPGDRPIQTVGRRKEAIVRVRLVPGTGKITCNGRDLEAYFPSKVHQQLIREPLVTAEKEEQFDVIANLRGGGITGQAGALRLGIARALITNEPDDRPALKKAGFLTRDARVKESKKYGLKKARKAPQYSKR comes from the coding sequence ATGTCCGACGTTATCGAGCCCGAGGTCGTCGAGACCGTCGAGGAGCCCGCCGGCACGGTCGTTGTCGAGACGCCCGCCGAAGAGACCGTGGTCGTCGTCGAGACGCCCGCGCCGGCCCCGGTCCGCGCCCCGCGCCCCGGTGACCGTCCGATCCAGACCGTCGGCCGCCGCAAGGAGGCCATCGTCCGGGTGCGTCTCGTGCCCGGCACCGGCAAGATCACCTGCAACGGCCGCGACCTCGAGGCCTACTTCCCCAGCAAGGTGCACCAGCAGCTCATCCGCGAGCCGCTCGTCACCGCGGAGAAGGAAGAGCAGTTCGACGTGATCGCGAACCTGCGCGGCGGCGGCATCACCGGCCAGGCCGGTGCGCTGCGCCTCGGCATCGCGCGGGCGCTGATCACGAACGAGCCCGACGACCGCCCCGCTCTCAAGAAGGCCGGCTTCCTCACCCGGGACGCCCGCGTCAAGGAGAGCAAGAAGTACGGCCTCAAGAAGGCCCGTAAGGCTCCGCAGTACTCGAAGCGCTGA